One window of Treponema denticola genomic DNA carries:
- a CDS encoding DUF2804 domain-containing protein, with protein MANDNLYTRKIEPAPDKPVQNGKSNFGTFSGCFKKFDIKGLYRVFGNLPIPRIITNGRISGTMRFLFCDDEIIGEIVFFSCYIFSFMETTFWVRKTQQKYAYRQYLPGGFIHIPKHIRYSVTACRKPYRYARIFSRLSHGKLHADFDFSARDSRPSCEGRLDLDIRDKEALDFSCVIPNYVSRRCMAMYMQTGTVKGWISLGYNEDIQLKKETAVGVFDVRKSYTGFRSKRTLVNGLGKLDDKSLVFYLANSIAADSNKYNDNMMLYDGKRTPLPPVKITRPFGIMGKWIIQDTESMVDLVFLPVSKNYKRVNAAVFRTEYSTVYGHFEGTLLTADGEELKLKSFPGIAKKYNLRI; from the coding sequence ATGGCTAATGATAACTTGTACACACGCAAGATAGAACCTGCACCCGATAAGCCTGTACAAAACGGAAAATCGAATTTCGGCACTTTTTCAGGCTGCTTTAAAAAATTCGATATAAAAGGACTTTATCGGGTATTCGGTAATCTACCCATTCCCAGAATAATTACCAATGGGCGGATTTCGGGGACGATGAGGTTTCTATTCTGCGATGATGAGATAATAGGCGAAATAGTATTTTTTTCGTGCTATATTTTCTCCTTTATGGAAACAACCTTTTGGGTTCGTAAGACCCAGCAAAAATATGCCTATCGGCAATACCTGCCGGGCGGCTTTATTCATATTCCTAAGCACATAAGATACAGTGTTACTGCCTGCCGTAAGCCATATAGATATGCCCGTATTTTTTCCCGTCTGTCGCACGGAAAACTTCATGCCGATTTTGACTTTTCGGCCCGTGATTCCCGTCCCTCATGCGAAGGCCGTTTGGATTTGGATATTCGGGATAAAGAAGCCTTGGATTTTTCGTGCGTAATTCCCAACTATGTAAGCCGGCGATGTATGGCTATGTACATGCAGACAGGGACGGTAAAGGGCTGGATAAGTTTGGGTTACAACGAAGATATTCAGCTAAAAAAAGAAACGGCCGTGGGCGTTTTTGATGTGAGAAAGTCCTATACCGGTTTTAGGTCAAAGCGCACCCTTGTAAACGGACTAGGCAAGCTGGATGATAAGTCTTTGGTTTTTTATCTTGCAAATTCGATAGCTGCTGACAGCAATAAGTATAATGATAATATGATGCTCTATGACGGGAAGCGTACCCCTCTTCCTCCGGTAAAAATAACCCGTCCCTTCGGCATCATGGGAAAATGGATAATACAGGACACCGAAAGCATGGTCGACCTTGTGTTTCTTCCTGTTTCAAAAAATTACAAAAGGGTAAATGCCGCAGTTTTTAGGACGGAATACAGTACCGTTTACGGTCATTTTGAAGGTAC